AAACGGCCCTGCATAACGATTACCTTTTTACCGCCTAGTGTACCGTAAATGAGTTTTCCGGTATGAAATTCTACAGTAGCAGTGGGGAAATTTGGTATATGATTATAACTTACTGAACTTATAATGTCAACCTGATCTACAAACTGGCCAAGACCAGTTCCTAAAATTATGCCCACTTCCGGAGCTTCAAATCCGCGACTTTTTAAAAACTGCGCAGACTCTTCTATAAATTTTTTCATTTTAAATATTATTTCAAGTGTTGTGGTAAAAATGGGAAAAATGCTTCAATACCTTTAATATCTTCGTAATAATCTACATCATTACGAGTAGGCAGCAATATAAAAGATTCTTCTTTTAAATCTGCAAGCGTGTCTTTAAGAACAGTTTCGGTACCCCAGGTTTTATCCTGAAAAAGTTCAGGTTTTAAGAAGGTCATTCCGAGTAAATAATAACCGCCGTCTTCTGCAGGGCCTACTACAAAGTCGTGATCATCAAGCAGAGCAAATGCTTTTTCCAGATCTTGTTGAGAGAGATCATACATATCGCTGCCTATAATAATTACTTTTTTATAGCCTGCTCTAAACGCTTGGGCGAAAGCCTTATTCATACGCTCGCCTAAGTCTTTACCGTGTTGCAGCTTTTTAGTGAATTTATCATCATCCCAAAAATCTCCGGAACGTATTTTTTCAGAATAAAAGACCTGTTTGTCTGCAGTTAAACCAGTTGTTATTGAGACGGTGTGCGCTAATAAAAATTTATAAATCTCTAAAGCAGCTTCATCACCTACGCCGCCAGCCAGGCGTGTTTTAACCTTGCCAAGCTCTGGATTACGAGTAAAAATTAATAAGGCACGGTCTGATGTGGGGAAATGAAATTCTGCCTCGAAGTCTTTGTTTTCGTCAGTATCTTTTTTGCTAAGTAAGCCCATTCATGTTTGTTAGTTGATTGTCTTCAAAATTAATGAACAGCAATGCCTGTTTTTAAATAATCTTCCCAATTTTTTGAAAAAGTATGAACCTTAATGGTTGGTTTGTTATTTGAATCTTTTAAATCGTAACCGGCATCTTTCCATGCAAAAATTCCTCCGTAGAGATTATAGATTTTACCTTGCATTTCTTTATTGAGTATCTCACCATAATCTTCACTGCGTATACCCACCGTACAATAAACAACCATAGATTTTTTTGAGTTTATATAATCTTTAAGCAACTCTTTTTGAGGTTTTTCACCCACCCAAATTGCTTGAGGTAGATGGCTCACCTCAAACTCCTCTTTTTTTCGAGTGTCTAGAATTACATAGGTGTCTGATTTCATCTTCAATTCTTGTACAGAAATATAAGGTACACTTTGTGAATTGTAAGTTTGTAACAACTTATCTATAGATTTTTTCTGACCAAAAAATAAAACAGGAGTCAGGAGCAGAAATAAGGTAATTTTTAGAGTAGACATTCTGGAATTTAGGTAGCGTATGAGACTAATTTTATTACAAAAACTTACGAAGAAAAGGAAAGATTGGTTTAAAAAGGACGCAAGTATAGAACAAAAGCTTTATTAGAGCAGTAACAGGAACCAATTTAAACTTATCCTGAAGACTTATTGTGGCAATACATTTTTATATATTTATCCTTATAAAATAATATCTGTTGATTACAATACAACCTTTTGATAAAACACAAGACGGTCGCGCTGTCTTAAGTATACAGTTAAAAAATGCTTCTGGCATGGAGGCACACTTTCTCTCTTATGGAGCGATACTTCAAAAATTAATTGTTCCTACAAATACCGGTTCTTTTAAAGATGTTGTTCTGGGTTTTGAAGATCTAAAATCGTACGAAGAAGACACTTCGTTTATAGGTCAACTTGTGGGGCGTAATGCAAATCGTATAGCGCTTGGAGCGGTTGCCATAGATGGTAAAAAAGTGTCGCTTTCTGCTAATGAGGGTAATAATCAATTGCATGGTGGTTTTGAATCCTTCGGAAAAAAGCTTTGGGAAGTTGAGAATCTTGGCGATGAGGTGGTTTTTAGTTACACGAGCATTGATGGTGAGGAGGGATTTCCCGGAAATCTGAAAACACAGTTTTTTGTTAAGCTTCAGGAAGATAATGAACTGGTAATGCGTTTTGAAGCAAAAACAGATAAAGAAACGATTGTAAATTTAACCCGGCACGAGTATTTTAACCTTGAAGCAGGGGATAGCGATTCTATTAAAAACCATCATCTAAAAATTAATGCGTCCCATTATTTGCCAAAAACACCAGCGAATGTTCCTTCGGGAGAACTAAGAGCTTTGGCAAATACAGCCTTTGATTTACAAAAAGAAACCCATTTAAAAGAAGCGATTGCGGCTATTGAAGGGGGCTATGACCACAATTATGTTTTAAATCAAAATCGAGGTCAGCAACCCGCAGCTATCTTAATGAATTCTGATAAAAAGCTACAATTGCATTTACATTGTACACAACCCGGCTTGCAATTTTACAGTGCAAACGGGATGACAAATTTTAAAGGTAAGGGAGTTTCCTTAAAAGGACCTTCGGTGGCGTTGTGTTTAGAACCTCAGCATTTTCCAGATACGCCTAACCACGAGAATTTTCCTACTACGGTATTAAAACCTAATGCCGTTTACGAGCATCAAATACGTTATAAATTTTACTATGAGTGATTCTTATATAATAGCATTTGACCAGGGCACCACAAGCACACGGGCAATTTTATTTGATCGTGAGGGTATTGAGGTTGCGATTTCTCAGAAGGAACTTAAACAATACTACCCACAATCGGGGTGGGTTGAGCACGATCCATTAGATTTATATAATGATCAGAAAGCTGCTTTTGAAGAGGTTTTTTCTAAGGCAAATGTGCCTTTAGATGCAATAAAAGCAATAGGAATTACAAACCAAAGAGAGACCACAGTCGTTTGGGATAAACATACGGGAGAACCTGTATATAATGCCATCGTCTGGCTCGATAAGCGTACCGAATCTATTTGCGAAATGCTGCGCGAACAGGATCTTGCGCGGTATATTTTAAAAAATACGGGTCTGGTTATAGATAGTTATTTTTCAGCAACCAAGATAAAATGGATTTTAGATAATGTTGAAGGTGCGCGGGCACGTGCAGATGCCGGTGATTTGCTTTTTGGTACTGTTGATAGTTGGTTGATTTATAAATTCACGGGTAAACACCTTACAGATCATACCAATGCCAGCCGTACGATGCTTTTCAATATTAAAAACCTCGATTGGGATGAAGAGCTGTTAGAGGCCTTAGATATACCGCGCAGTATGCTTCCGCAGGTTCAGGCTTCCTCTTCAGACTTTGGTACGTTAAAATTTAAGGAACACTCTTTTCCTATTTACGGAGTAGCAGGTGATCAACAGGCAGCACTTTTTGGACAAGGAGGTTACAAGTCTGGTATGGCAAAAAGTACCTATGGTACGGGTTGTTTTATGTTACTCAATACGGGTAAGAAGCCTTCGTTCTCTAAAAACGGCTTAATAACAACATTGTGCTGTACGCTGGAAAACGAACCGCACAAATATGCTCTTGAGGGAAGTGTTTTCGTAGGCGGCGCATCAGTACAGTGGTTGCGCGATGCAGTAGGACTAATAGATAATGCTTTAGAAACTGAAGCGATCTGTAAAAGTATTCCGCCACTTAAAGATTTATTTTTTGTGCCTGCATTTAATGGGATGGGAGCTCCTTACTGGGATAGTGATGCAAAAGGGAGTATACAGGGATTAACATTTAATACCGGTAAAAAAGAGCTTATAAAAGCTACAATAGAGGCTATGGCCTATCAGGTAAGCGATCTTCTTAATGCAATGATAGAAGATAGTGGCAAACAGCTTAAAGAATTAAAAGTTGATGGCGGTGCCTGTGTAAATAATTACCTAATGCAGTTTCAGGCAGATATCCTGGATACAAATGTAGATCGCCCTAAAATGCTTGAAGTTACTGCAATGGGAGCTGCTTTTCTGGCGGGAATTAAAGCCGGAATCTGGACAAAAAAGGACATTGCTTCAGTGCGTAATGTAGATACTATTTTTGAGCCAAATATGGATGTGCGTACGCGTAACCATAAAAAAGAAGGTTGGGAACTGGCTGTAGCACGTACACGTTCTGGCTACGCCGAAACTATTGAGAAAGAGAAGGCCCCGCTACGTTTTAGTATTATAGACCGTAAGCGCTATATCAAAAAAGCAAAATCTAAAAAGTTTGATGTTGTAATTATAGGCGGAGGTGTTACCGGTGCAGGTATCGCACTAGACGCAGCAACGCGAGGAATGAGCGTTTGTTTAATTGAAAAAAATGATTTTGCTTCAGGAACTAGCAATAAAAGTACAAAGTTGGTTCACGGCGGGTTACGCTATCTGAAACAAATGGAAATAGGTCTCGTAAAAGAATCGGGAACAGAGCGCGCCATAGTGCATAAATTAGCTCCACACCTAGTAATCCCAGAAAAAATGCTCCTGCCCCTTATTGAAGGTGGGCAGTATGGTAAGATTTTGACTTCACTGGGGTTAAAAGTTTATGATTTACTGGCAAATGTAGAAGGTGATGACAAACGGCGTATGCTTACTAAAGAAGAGACTATTGCACGTGAACCTATGCTTGACGAATCTACATTGCTGGGAGGTGGGTATTATGCTGAGTATAGAACAGATGATGCCCGGCTTACAATAGAGCTCATTAAAAAAGCAGCAGATTTTGGTGCGATTTGTCTCAATTATACAGAGATGATTGACTTTGTCTACGATCATAAAGGCAAAATCACCAGTGTAACATGTAAAGATCACAACACCTCAAATTTATTTGAAGTTGACGGTAGAACATTTGTTTCTGCAGCCGGACCCTGGGTTGATAAACTAAGGGTAAAGGATGAGTCTATGAATAATAAACACCTGCATCTTACTAAAGGGGTGCATCTTGTTTTTGCAAAAGAAAAGCTGCCGGTACACCAGTCACTTTATTTTGATGTGCCAGATGGCAGAATGATATTTGCTATCCCTCGTGGTAAAACCACCTATGTAGGAACTACAGACACTAACTATTCGGGGAGTTTAGATCGGGTTGTGGCTACACAAGCAGACATTAATTATTTGCTAGATGCAGTTAATCAAACATTTCCAGAAATACATTTGGAGGAGTCTGATATTCAATCCAGTTGGGCAGGATTACGCCCACTTATTCACGAAGATGAAAAAGATCCTTCAGAATTGTCAAGAAAAGACGAGACATTTATAAGCAAAAGTGGTTTAATTTCAATAGCCGGCGGAAAGTTAACCGGATATCGTAAAATGGCAAAACGGGTTAGCGATACCGTACTTAAGCAGCTTAAAGACAAATACTCAGAGAAGTTTGAAGAATCGAGAACAGAGCATATAGCACTCACTTCGTATGCGATGCGCAATTCTAAAGAGGTTGCAAACTATCAGAAAAAATTAGCCGATACGCTAAATGTTATAGGTATTGATGATGCAGAGTATAAAGCTTGGTATTTAACCACTACCTACGGAAAGCAAGCGGACCTAATTAAAAACAAAATAAACTATTTTAGAAATCAAGATGCTAATGATCGTCTGTTACGCGCAGAATTATGGTACAGTGTCTATTATGAGATGACTAATAGTCTTGCAGATTTTTTTGTAAGACGTACAGGGAGACTCTACTTTAATATAGATACGGTTTCTCAATACCGCCAGATTGCAGTTGAAGATTTTGTGAATTATTTAGATTGGACCGAGTCACGAGTCGTTCTTGAAAACACAAAACTCGATGAGTTAATATATGATGCAACGCACTTTTATGACACAGAATTTAAAGACTAATTTTTAGCGTATATGACTGTTAACTTTGTAATTAAAGGTTATTTTTACGCTTAAATCTACAACTAATGGATAAAGGATTTTTAATAGATATGGATGGGGTTATTTACAGTGGTAATGACTTGATTCCGGGAGCAGATACATTTATAAAAACATTACAGGATCGGGGTATTCCGTTTCTGTTTATGACTAATAATAGTCAACGCAGTCCAATAGACGTTGTCAATAAATTAATCCCAATGGGGATTAAAATTAAGGAAGAAAATGTATACACCAGCGCCATGGCAACAGCCTGGTTTCTGGGCTTTACAAAACCTAATGGTACAGCATATGTTTTAGGAGAAGGTGGGCTATTGTCTAGCTTGCATCAAAATGGCTATTCACTTGTGACACAGGATCCCGATTATGTCGTAATTGGCGAGGGGCGCAATTTTACTTTAGAAATGGCGAATAAAGCCGTAGATATGATTCTTGGGGGTGCAAAACTTATTGCAACAAATTTAGATCCTTCACCTATGAAAATAGGCTGGTCTAACCTGGGTATCAAAGCGATTGTGAAGATGATAGAAGAGGCGACGGGGCGAAAAGCATTTTCGGTAGGAAAACCCAGTCCTGTAATGATGCGTGCAGCCAGAAAAAAATTAGGGCTTACCACAGATCAGACTATCGTAATAGGGGATACTATGGATACAGATATTCTAGGCTCTATACAAATGGGGTACAAAACGATTCTTACTCTATCTGGTGTTTCTAAGGCTAAGCATATTAACAATTATGCATACGCGCCAGATATGATTATAGACTCTTTAAAAGATTTTAATATTGACGAAGCTTTAGAAAAGCTAAGCGTTGAAAATAACATTTCAGAATTTTGAAAATATTAGTAACAGGAGGTCTTGGTTTTATAGGTTCGCATACGGTCGTAGAGTTACAGAATGCAGGTTATGATGTAGTCATCATTGATGATTTATCAAATGCATCAGAATCTGTTCTAGACGGAATACAAAAAATTACAGGTACAAAACCAGACTTTGAAAAAATAGATCTTCGTGATCGTAATGCCGTTTCGACATTCTTTAAAAAACATTCAGATATATCTGGTGCTATTCACTTCGCAGCTTCTAAAGCTGTGGGAGAGAGTGTAAACAAACCGCTTTTGTACTATGAAAACAATTTGAGTTCATTAATATATCTACTGCAAGAGCTTACAAAAAAAGATACAGCTAATTTTATTTTTAGTTCTTCCTGTACTGTTTATGGGCAGGCAGATGAGTTACCTATAACAGAGAAAGCTCCTGTGAAACCAGCGGAATCTCCTTATGGTAATACCAAGCAGATAGGTGAAGAGATTATAAGAGATACGGCTAAAGTTTACGGTAATTTTAATGCTATTGCTCTGCGCTATTTTAATCCTATAGGTGCACATGAGAGTTGTGAAATAGGAGAGTTGCCTTTAGGGGTGCCGCAAAATTTAGTGCCTTTTATTACACAAACTGCAGCCGGACTACGCA
The sequence above is a segment of the Leeuwenhoekiella sp. MAR_2009_132 genome. Coding sequences within it:
- a CDS encoding TIGR04282 family arsenosugar biosynthesis glycosyltransferase; translated protein: MGLLSKKDTDENKDFEAEFHFPTSDRALLIFTRNPELGKVKTRLAGGVGDEAALEIYKFLLAHTVSITTGLTADKQVFYSEKIRSGDFWDDDKFTKKLQHGKDLGERMNKAFAQAFRAGYKKVIIIGSDMYDLSQQDLEKAFALLDDHDFVVGPAEDGGYYLLGMTFLKPELFQDKTWGTETVLKDTLADLKEESFILLPTRNDVDYYEDIKGIEAFFPFLPQHLK
- a CDS encoding rhodanese-like domain-containing protein, translating into MSTLKITLFLLLTPVLFFGQKKSIDKLLQTYNSQSVPYISVQELKMKSDTYVILDTRKKEEFEVSHLPQAIWVGEKPQKELLKDYINSKKSMVVYCTVGIRSEDYGEILNKEMQGKIYNLYGGIFAWKDAGYDLKDSNNKPTIKVHTFSKNWEDYLKTGIAVH
- a CDS encoding aldose epimerase family protein, coding for MITIQPFDKTQDGRAVLSIQLKNASGMEAHFLSYGAILQKLIVPTNTGSFKDVVLGFEDLKSYEEDTSFIGQLVGRNANRIALGAVAIDGKKVSLSANEGNNQLHGGFESFGKKLWEVENLGDEVVFSYTSIDGEEGFPGNLKTQFFVKLQEDNELVMRFEAKTDKETIVNLTRHEYFNLEAGDSDSIKNHHLKINASHYLPKTPANVPSGELRALANTAFDLQKETHLKEAIAAIEGGYDHNYVLNQNRGQQPAAILMNSDKKLQLHLHCTQPGLQFYSANGMTNFKGKGVSLKGPSVALCLEPQHFPDTPNHENFPTTVLKPNAVYEHQIRYKFYYE
- the glpK gene encoding glycerol kinase GlpK, whose amino-acid sequence is MSDSYIIAFDQGTTSTRAILFDREGIEVAISQKELKQYYPQSGWVEHDPLDLYNDQKAAFEEVFSKANVPLDAIKAIGITNQRETTVVWDKHTGEPVYNAIVWLDKRTESICEMLREQDLARYILKNTGLVIDSYFSATKIKWILDNVEGARARADAGDLLFGTVDSWLIYKFTGKHLTDHTNASRTMLFNIKNLDWDEELLEALDIPRSMLPQVQASSSDFGTLKFKEHSFPIYGVAGDQQAALFGQGGYKSGMAKSTYGTGCFMLLNTGKKPSFSKNGLITTLCCTLENEPHKYALEGSVFVGGASVQWLRDAVGLIDNALETEAICKSIPPLKDLFFVPAFNGMGAPYWDSDAKGSIQGLTFNTGKKELIKATIEAMAYQVSDLLNAMIEDSGKQLKELKVDGGACVNNYLMQFQADILDTNVDRPKMLEVTAMGAAFLAGIKAGIWTKKDIASVRNVDTIFEPNMDVRTRNHKKEGWELAVARTRSGYAETIEKEKAPLRFSIIDRKRYIKKAKSKKFDVVIIGGGVTGAGIALDAATRGMSVCLIEKNDFASGTSNKSTKLVHGGLRYLKQMEIGLVKESGTERAIVHKLAPHLVIPEKMLLPLIEGGQYGKILTSLGLKVYDLLANVEGDDKRRMLTKEETIAREPMLDESTLLGGGYYAEYRTDDARLTIELIKKAADFGAICLNYTEMIDFVYDHKGKITSVTCKDHNTSNLFEVDGRTFVSAAGPWVDKLRVKDESMNNKHLHLTKGVHLVFAKEKLPVHQSLYFDVPDGRMIFAIPRGKTTYVGTTDTNYSGSLDRVVATQADINYLLDAVNQTFPEIHLEESDIQSSWAGLRPLIHEDEKDPSELSRKDETFISKSGLISIAGGKLTGYRKMAKRVSDTVLKQLKDKYSEKFEESRTEHIALTSYAMRNSKEVANYQKKLADTLNVIGIDDAEYKAWYLTTTYGKQADLIKNKINYFRNQDANDRLLRAELWYSVYYEMTNSLADFFVRRTGRLYFNIDTVSQYRQIAVEDFVNYLDWTESRVVLENTKLDELIYDATHFYDTEFKD
- a CDS encoding HAD-IIA family hydrolase is translated as MDKGFLIDMDGVIYSGNDLIPGADTFIKTLQDRGIPFLFMTNNSQRSPIDVVNKLIPMGIKIKEENVYTSAMATAWFLGFTKPNGTAYVLGEGGLLSSLHQNGYSLVTQDPDYVVIGEGRNFTLEMANKAVDMILGGAKLIATNLDPSPMKIGWSNLGIKAIVKMIEEATGRKAFSVGKPSPVMMRAARKKLGLTTDQTIVIGDTMDTDILGSIQMGYKTILTLSGVSKAKHINNYAYAPDMIIDSLKDFNIDEALEKLSVENNISEF
- the galE gene encoding UDP-glucose 4-epimerase GalE — its product is MKILVTGGLGFIGSHTVVELQNAGYDVVIIDDLSNASESVLDGIQKITGTKPDFEKIDLRDRNAVSTFFKKHSDISGAIHFAASKAVGESVNKPLLYYENNLSSLIYLLQELTKKDTANFIFSSSCTVYGQADELPITEKAPVKPAESPYGNTKQIGEEIIRDTAKVYGNFNAIALRYFNPIGAHESCEIGELPLGVPQNLVPFITQTAAGLRKELSVFGNDYPTNDGTCVRDYIHVVDLAKAHVMALTRLVDHKNETNYETFNLGTGTGSSVLEVIHTFENVSGVDLSYKIVDRREGDVVAAYADTAKANEVLGWKSQLTLAEALKSAWNWEKKVRGIN